Proteins from a genomic interval of Paenibacillus lentus:
- a CDS encoding ABC transporter permease codes for MLKKKGILHELNTHKVLYLMLLPTILYFLINNYLPMIGIYYAFVQFDFNTNLFDMKFVGLKNFEFLWKSGKLLELTFNTIGYNVVFIVLGNVLSITVAILLSELKGKWFKKITQSILFLPYFVSFVILSVIVFNLFNYEQGVLNTVLQQLGMEPVDVYSKPKLWIFFIIFFYLWKNFGYSMVIYLASITGISEEYYEAAKMDGANIFQRVWHITVPMLRNTFVILLLFALGSIMKGQFDLFYQMVGNNGILFSTTDILDTYVYRSLRVTFDMGMATSAGVYQSLFGFTLILVVNSIIRKINKDYALF; via the coding sequence ATGTTGAAGAAAAAAGGCATTTTGCATGAGCTGAATACTCACAAAGTTCTATACTTGATGCTGTTGCCGACAATACTTTACTTCTTGATTAATAACTACCTGCCGATGATCGGTATTTATTATGCTTTCGTCCAGTTCGATTTCAATACGAATCTATTCGATATGAAATTTGTGGGATTGAAGAACTTTGAATTCCTCTGGAAATCGGGCAAATTGCTGGAGCTGACTTTCAATACGATTGGTTATAACGTGGTGTTCATCGTGCTGGGCAATGTGCTGTCGATCACGGTAGCGATCTTGCTAAGCGAGCTAAAAGGTAAATGGTTCAAAAAAATCACGCAATCGATCCTTTTCCTGCCCTACTTTGTTTCCTTTGTCATCTTGAGTGTGATTGTCTTCAACTTGTTCAACTATGAGCAGGGTGTTCTCAACACGGTTCTTCAGCAACTTGGCATGGAGCCAGTAGATGTGTACAGCAAGCCTAAACTATGGATCTTCTTCATTATTTTCTTCTACCTTTGGAAGAACTTCGGCTATAGTATGGTCATTTATCTAGCTTCGATTACCGGGATCAGTGAAGAGTATTATGAAGCCGCCAAGATGGATGGTGCTAACATCTTCCAGCGGGTTTGGCATATTACGGTGCCGATGCTAAGGAACACCTTTGTGATCCTGTTGTTATTCGCGCTCGGAAGCATTATGAAAGGCCAATTCGATCTTTTTTACCAGATGGTTGGCAACAACGGCATCCTGTTCAGCACGACGGATATTCTGGATACTTATGTGTACCGCTCGCTGCGCGTGACTTTTGATATGGGTATGGCGACCTCAGCGGGTGTCTATCAATCCCTATTCGGTTTTACACTTATCCTCGTCGTCAATTCGATCATCCGTAAAATAAACAAGGATTAT
- a CDS encoding glycosyltransferase family 4 protein produces MKILIVAPEQIPVPGSGSVEICILAIAKQLAKKHKVTVLSRASKGLPAQSSEGGVTIVRVPSGSSKVYIASVLHFIQGKFFDVIQVDNRPHYMASIQKKFPKMKVTLFLHSLTFVPPANNVARYLRQAKLIIANSSSLKQKLVNRFPGVAQKIHTVELGVDTGRFCPATTADRSRYRNQFGIEDKYTALFVGRVIPRKGIPVLLKAASYAGQEVPLQVVIAGRGRASYVKQLRALASKLNVSVKWLGKQKHSNIHKIYGIADCLVCPSQKHEAFGLVNVEAMASGLPVIASKIGGIPEIVKHEHNGFLVDDYSRAERFAQYLIKLGKNKKMGQEMGVRGRSDVIDNFTWGLTADRLLSLYLQR; encoded by the coding sequence GTGAAGATCTTGATTGTTGCACCGGAGCAAATCCCTGTTCCTGGAAGTGGGTCGGTAGAAATATGCATTCTCGCTATTGCCAAACAGCTAGCAAAGAAACATAAGGTGACGGTCTTAAGCAGAGCTTCAAAAGGGCTGCCTGCTCAAAGCAGCGAGGGCGGCGTAACTATCGTCAGAGTTCCATCGGGTTCCTCCAAAGTTTATATTGCCTCTGTTCTTCATTTTATTCAGGGGAAGTTTTTTGACGTCATCCAAGTTGATAATCGTCCTCATTACATGGCATCCATCCAAAAGAAATTCCCAAAAATGAAGGTAACCTTATTTCTGCATTCACTTACCTTTGTACCACCCGCCAATAACGTTGCAAGATACTTGAGGCAAGCCAAGCTCATCATTGCTAACAGCAGTTCACTGAAACAAAAGTTAGTAAACCGTTTTCCAGGTGTTGCACAAAAAATCCACACCGTTGAACTTGGCGTCGATACAGGCCGATTTTGCCCAGCAACCACGGCTGATCGATCCAGATACAGAAATCAGTTTGGCATAGAAGACAAATATACGGCTTTGTTCGTTGGACGTGTTATTCCTCGTAAGGGTATACCTGTACTGTTGAAAGCGGCAAGCTATGCCGGGCAAGAGGTACCTCTTCAAGTGGTTATTGCTGGTAGGGGAAGGGCTTCGTACGTGAAGCAGTTACGAGCTTTGGCGTCAAAATTAAACGTATCTGTAAAGTGGCTCGGCAAACAGAAACACTCCAACATTCATAAGATATATGGCATCGCGGATTGTTTGGTTTGCCCATCCCAAAAGCACGAGGCTTTTGGATTAGTGAATGTGGAAGCCATGGCTTCAGGATTGCCTGTAATTGCTTCTAAAATTGGTGGCATTCCTGAAATAGTTAAACATGAACACAATGGTTTTTTGGTTGACGATTACAGCCGCGCTGAACGGTTTGCACAATATTTGATAAAACTTGGAAAAAACAAAAAAATGGGTCAGGAGATGGGAGTCAGAGGAAGAAGCGATGTTATTGACAACTTTACTTGGGGACTAACAGCCGACAGGCTATTATCATTATACTTGCAAAGATAA
- a CDS encoding YheC/YheD family protein, with the protein MSEKKPRSTVVSKWAKTKVLVKCKKLLPFIPDTQKFSESTLKKMLELYSMVYVKPEIGTYGKGVIRAELLKPNHFTYQIESTERSFKDYKSFYNSIQNYIQKKRYIIQRGIHLLKYNKRHFDIRVMVQLNPEGKWETTGLIGRVAHPKKIVTNYHSGGTPIDIKPLLAVHISNYEIQKIIHTLNELGESTAKSLHKKYPGLKQIGLDIGFDRTWTPWIIEVNTKPDPYIFNKLADKSMYRKVIRYKKAAAKV; encoded by the coding sequence ATGAGCGAAAAGAAACCGCGCAGTACTGTGGTGAGTAAATGGGCCAAGACCAAGGTGCTTGTCAAATGTAAAAAGCTTCTCCCATTTATACCGGATACCCAAAAATTCAGTGAGTCCACTTTAAAGAAAATGCTCGAGCTATATAGTATGGTATATGTTAAGCCCGAAATCGGGACTTATGGTAAAGGAGTAATACGTGCAGAACTCCTGAAACCTAATCATTTTACGTATCAAATTGAATCAACGGAAAGAAGCTTTAAGGATTATAAATCATTTTACAATTCCATACAAAATTATATTCAAAAGAAACGCTATATTATTCAGAGAGGTATTCATTTATTGAAATATAACAAACGGCATTTTGATATCAGGGTCATGGTACAGCTTAACCCGGAGGGTAAATGGGAGACGACAGGTCTCATCGGGAGGGTGGCCCATCCTAAAAAAATAGTGACGAATTATCACAGTGGCGGCACACCTATAGATATTAAACCCCTTCTTGCTGTTCACATTTCCAATTACGAAATTCAAAAAATAATTCATACGCTGAACGAGCTCGGTGAATCCACAGCAAAATCCCTTCACAAGAAATACCCTGGACTGAAGCAAATTGGATTAGATATTGGATTCGATCGTACTTGGACACCATGGATTATTGAGGTGAACACCAAACCAGATCCTTATATCTTCAACAAGTTAGCTGATAAATCAATGTATAGAAAGGTGATTCGTTACAAAAAAGCAGCGGCGAAGGTCTAG
- a CDS encoding serine hydrolase domain-containing protein: MQNSYWPTAEWEVLEPSSLGMDSTRLSEIETIISSEYSNINGIVVVRNGRIAFEQYYNGYGPEDAHHVTSVTKSVLSALIGIAIDAKYIIGVDQHVLDFFPEYVPDAAVRQKREVTLRHLLNMTAPYAFEDWQEPLDKMCMHPDWTEYTLDMLGQKGSIGSFKYSTAGTHLLSAIITRAAGISAREFANEYLFKPIGMKEIQDYNMKSFGFDDLFGVHVKGWVNDPKGITAGGWGLTLTPRDMARFGHLYLHQGKWGHRQVISGTWIQESVEMNLNKYGYLWWLREEDGVFAYLALGDGGNVICCIPSKDLVVAIASDFIIQPRDRWTLIKENIIPAIID; this comes from the coding sequence ATGCAAAACAGCTACTGGCCTACTGCGGAGTGGGAAGTGTTGGAACCCAGTTCTTTGGGAATGGATTCAACTCGGTTGTCAGAGATAGAGACGATCATATCATCAGAGTATAGTAACATTAATGGTATTGTCGTGGTGAGAAATGGACGTATTGCATTTGAACAATATTATAATGGCTACGGTCCGGAGGATGCGCACCATGTGACATCGGTAACGAAAAGCGTATTGTCCGCGCTCATTGGCATCGCCATAGATGCTAAATATATTATAGGTGTTGATCAGCACGTGCTGGATTTTTTCCCGGAATATGTCCCGGATGCTGCGGTTCGGCAAAAACGTGAAGTTACGTTACGACATTTGCTCAACATGACGGCTCCTTATGCATTTGAAGACTGGCAGGAACCACTGGACAAAATGTGCATGCATCCGGACTGGACAGAATATACGCTGGATATGTTAGGACAAAAAGGAAGCATCGGGTCTTTTAAGTACTCTACGGCAGGGACGCATCTGCTTTCCGCCATCATTACTCGCGCCGCCGGAATAAGTGCACGCGAGTTCGCCAACGAATACTTATTTAAACCAATCGGCATGAAGGAAATTCAGGACTATAACATGAAATCATTTGGATTTGATGACTTATTCGGGGTTCATGTGAAAGGATGGGTTAACGATCCAAAGGGCATTACTGCAGGTGGATGGGGGCTAACGCTAACGCCACGGGATATGGCTCGTTTTGGTCATCTTTATCTTCATCAGGGAAAATGGGGACATCGGCAAGTGATCTCCGGCACCTGGATTCAGGAATCCGTGGAGATGAACCTGAATAAATACGGGTATTTATGGTGGTTGCGTGAGGAGGATGGAGTTTTTGCGTATTTAGCACTAGGTGATGGCGGAAATGTTATTTGCTGCATTCCTTCCAAAGATTTGGTTGTAGCGATTGCTTCTGATTTCATCATCCAACCTCGTGATCGTTGGACACTCATTAAGGAGAATATTATTCCGGCTATCATAGATTAG